A window of Rubidibacter lacunae KORDI 51-2 genomic DNA:
GCGACGTCAGCTTCGTGGCGAAAGGTGGGCACATCAAGGTCAAAGGCAATGGCTAGCGAGTCGGGCTGCTGTTCTTCCATCACGTGCAGCAGCGCGCGCACGAATCCATAGCAAATACTAGTCGGAATGCCCGTGGACGTGCGCAGACCCCCTTCGCCACCGCGAGAATGAGCGAAGTAAGAGCGGAAGGCGAGCGAGTGCCCGTCGATCAACAAGAAAAGCGGCGAAGCACCAGGGTTGGAACTACCGCGCGCTGAGGAAGTTGATGGAAATGTAGACTGTATCATAGTACAAAAGTATTATACAGGTTTCTCTCTAAATGGCAAGACCTCACCGACGAGGTCGGCCGTGTAGGACGATTCTAGGGCGTCTCCCGAGTAGGCGCAGGCACATTCTTCGACCCATTCGCAGGCACTGCATTTATCCGGGAGTACGGCATTGCTCTGGCGGGCTAATCTAGGGGAGACTGACGTTGCAGTTACCCATTCCTGCTAGGGTCTCCAATTGCAACTGTTCGCTTGTGACGGGACCTCGTGGCGGATCGCGTTTCACCATCAGCTGGTTCCTTCGCAACCGTTTCTGCTCTCCCTCGCGCTTCCTACTCGTGTTCGATTGGCTTTCCCGACGCACCCGTCAGTCTGCTCTACGCGATCGCCTACAGCGGGACCCGCTAAGCCGTCTCGACTCTGCCGAAGAAGTGGCCGTCGCGGCCGAACTCGGCATCGCGATCGAGGTCAACCGTGCCAGCGTCGATGATTGGCTGCGCCTGCCGGGAATTTCCATCCACCAAGCACGCGCGATCGCCGATCTGACTCGGGCGGGCGTACACTTCCTGTGCCTGGAGGATATCGCAGCTGCCCTCAATGTGCCGAGCGATCGCTTGCAACCGCTGCGTCCGGTGTTGCGCTTCAGCTACTTCGATCCCGAAGAAACCGAACGCCAGCTCGATCCCAACCTTGCTACGGTCGAGCAGCTTGCCCGTATACCTTTACTGGATGCAGAACTGGCAGCTCGACTGGTCGGCGAACGCGATCGGCGCGGACCTTACCGCTCGCTCGCGGATTTACACCAGCGTTTGGATCTGAACGGCCAGCTAACCGCTCAACTGCTACATTATCTGAAGTTTTAGGGTGGATCGCCTTGAAGGCGGCGAACTTGTTGGTAGCGCGGCGATCGCTCTGGCTGGATAGCCTTCACGCTTGAGCAGCACGGGATCGATCGGAGTCGGCAATTGCAACCTGCTTCTGCTACTCTGGGAAATCCGGGCGATTAGCACAGTGGTAGCGCACTTCCTTCACACGGAAGGGGTCACTGGTTCAAATCCAGTATCGCCCACTCAATATTTCCAAGCAGCATTTGGCAACAATCCAGGTGCAGTTTCGGCTTGTGTAAACTCACAAGACATAGAACATATATTGAGC
This region includes:
- a CDS encoding helix-hairpin-helix domain-containing protein — translated: MTGPRGGSRFTISWFLRNRFCSPSRFLLVFDWLSRRTRQSALRDRLQRDPLSRLDSAEEVAVAAELGIAIEVNRASVDDWLRLPGISIHQARAIADLTRAGVHFLCLEDIAAALNVPSDRLQPLRPVLRFSYFDPEETERQLDPNLATVEQLARIPLLDAELAARLVGERDRRGPYRSLADLHQRLDLNGQLTAQLLHYLKF